The following proteins come from a genomic window of Gimesia chilikensis:
- a CDS encoding sulfotransferase family protein translates to MNSIIAEAVQLLQQNQPLKAAEILSPYYYANLDNPRFLHFYALAKSQSGEHRVGVDLLNKAIELQPQVAEYHHNLAAIYRLIGEFQLSEAHYLTALRLKPDYAEAYFNYSATRKFTADDPVIELIEQQAARNDLSDEDRCFLGFAGGKIFNDIKDYEKAFTYYEMGNRCRNAKFDVDEFRKGIDRTIEVFSADTIQELSQYGLQTDLPVFIIGMPRTGTTLVEQILSSHPQVHGAGELSDISSIASTLPRHTPGQTPYPECIHQLPTNAFSGFGQAYLKRLRTFDSHASRIINKMPGNFLHLGLITILFPQAKVIHCRRDPLDTCLSCYFQRFRQWHEYSHDLKDLGRYYLEYERLMEHWQQVLPQKPYELAYADLVQNQEAISRELVEFIGVDWDDQCLDFHANQRPVTTASNWQVRRPMNRSGLERWKNYDQHLGGLRQVLAGEEN, encoded by the coding sequence ATGAACAGCATCATCGCGGAAGCGGTCCAGTTACTGCAGCAGAATCAGCCGCTAAAAGCAGCGGAAATCTTAAGCCCTTACTATTATGCGAATCTGGATAACCCCCGGTTCCTGCATTTCTATGCCCTGGCGAAATCACAGTCAGGTGAGCACCGTGTGGGGGTGGATCTACTCAACAAAGCCATCGAACTGCAACCGCAGGTGGCCGAGTACCATCACAACCTGGCTGCCATCTACAGACTGATTGGTGAGTTCCAGCTGTCTGAAGCTCACTACCTGACTGCCCTGCGGCTGAAGCCCGATTATGCAGAGGCTTATTTCAATTACTCCGCCACCAGGAAATTTACCGCCGACGATCCGGTGATCGAACTGATTGAACAGCAGGCAGCCCGAAATGACCTGAGTGACGAAGATCGCTGCTTCCTCGGTTTTGCCGGCGGCAAGATCTTTAATGACATCAAAGACTACGAAAAGGCATTCACCTATTACGAAATGGGGAATCGCTGTCGAAATGCGAAGTTTGATGTGGATGAGTTTCGAAAGGGAATTGACCGCACAATCGAAGTCTTCTCTGCAGATACAATTCAGGAGCTGTCTCAATACGGTTTGCAGACGGACCTGCCGGTTTTCATCATTGGAATGCCTCGTACAGGGACGACCCTGGTCGAGCAGATCCTTTCCAGTCATCCGCAAGTACACGGTGCAGGCGAACTGAGTGACATCTCCAGTATCGCCAGTACCCTGCCGCGACATACTCCGGGGCAGACACCGTATCCCGAGTGCATCCATCAGTTACCCACCAATGCGTTCTCCGGATTTGGACAGGCTTATCTGAAGCGTCTGCGCACGTTCGACTCACATGCCAGTCGCATCATCAATAAGATGCCGGGGAATTTTCTTCATCTGGGGCTCATTACAATTCTGTTTCCTCAGGCGAAAGTCATTCACTGCCGGCGCGATCCCCTCGATACCTGTCTCTCCTGCTATTTTCAGCGGTTTCGCCAGTGGCACGAATACTCACATGATCTCAAAGATCTGGGGCGTTACTACCTCGAGTACGAGCGCTTGATGGAGCACTGGCAACAGGTTCTACCCCAGAAGCCTTACGAACTGGCATACGCCGACCTGGTTCAGAATCAGGAAGCCATCTCCCGGGAACTGGTTGAATTCATCGGCGTCGACTGGGATGACCAGTGCCTGGATTTTCATGCCAATCAGCGTCCTGTGACGACCGCAAGTAACTGGCAGGTAAGGCGTCCCATGAACCGTTCCGGCCTGGAGCGGTGGAAGAATTACGATCAGCATCTGGGCGGCTTACGGCAGGTGCTGGCCGGTGAAGAAAACTGA